GGTGTAAGCTGTCATTGTCAATAattgtttgttcttaactgacttgcctagttaaataaaaaatgatcaCTTACCACCtctgccccccctccctctctctactcataCCACCATCCAACCCCCTGCCCGTCTCTACTCATGCCACCATCCAACCCCCTCTCTACTCATACCACCATCCAACCCCCTCTACTcatacctccctctcctctctcactgtctccagacCTCCAGGACACATACCTCCTCCATGGGGAGCCTAGCCCCCCTCTCAGTAacctgtctctccatgcctcctgGTGGTCTGCCAGGGacgagcacagagagacagggcccTCCCTTGGCAGGGacgagcacagagagacagggcccTCCCTTTGGGTAAgcttgtgtgtggtgtgtgtacttAACAAATTAACATTGTGGGTTTGAGAGTCAGTCAGGTGAGAATGCGAGTGATAGAATAGTGTGTTTTACTGTGTTAACAACTCATGCCAGCAGCATAGCACCCTGCATCCCTGGCTTCTCAAGCAtctggtccctggatgggagaccagatgctgctgaagtggtgttggaggaccAATAGGCcccactctttcctctggtctaaaaaaatatcccaatgccccagggcagtgatagGGGATATTGCCctgtgctgtctttcggatgggatgtatgtacctcggcctaaacatcagcgccacaggtaacttccacaaagctgtgaacgatcagagacaaggcaagaagatCCCATGGGACTCATAAGAGTAGAGGTGTttaccctggtgtcctggctaaattcccaatctggccctcataccatcatggccccCTTATCATCCCCAGTTTAGAAAGGGCTCATTCATACCCCCCTccattccccaggtcattgctgtaaatgagaatgtgatCTCCgttaacttacctggtaaaatatggGTTGATTAAAAAAGAAAGTGTTTTGTTCGCAGGAGCAACTAGTTGAGAGAAATCAGCACGTTGCCAGACTACAGGATGCACTGAGAcgcgagagagagaaggtgtgtcTCATGTATCATGAGTTTGATGGAAAATATCAACCATGTTGATGAATAACCATTTCCCTCTTTATCTATTTCACACACTCTGAAGGGTTCCAGCCTGCAGTGTCGGTGTAATCAGCAGGGGTCAGAGTTGAGGCGTAGAGAGCAGCACAGCGCCAGACTTAAGGAGAGACTAACCCAACttgcagagagacacagagagagaggcgccTGTAAGGATCTCTGTCTAACCATCTCTCTCACACTTTAATGTGTCCTCTCATATTCTATCCcattccatctttctctctaaatGTCTCCTAATCCTAAACCCACACACCGTTCTACCATTCTCCTTCTACCTACCTATTGTAATGACCTCTGCACAGAGGGAGAGGGCTTCAAGGGCCTCTGCATTTGGTTGGGGGAGGCTGTGAAACTCTCCTGCTGTTGTTGGGCTCATGAGCTTTGACACCTCATGTCACACTTCAGTGCTAATTGAATTTGCTTGCAACTAAGGTAACCttagcattcagtccttataaatAAATTACAGTAATATATTTAACTTTTTCTTATTGGCTTTAAGAATCTTCccccttttttttcaatttttgcctaaaatgacccAAATGTAACTGGCTGTAGCTCAggtcctgaagcaaggatatgcatattcctgATACCATCTGAGAGGAAACACTTTGTGGacatgtgaaatgaatgtaggagaatataacgcattagatctggtaaaaggtaATACAATGGAGAAAACTGTtactttgaaatgcaagagaaaagccataatgtatgtaaactttgactgatccaatgaatcattgaatttctgttcaaaatgttgtatcaagactgcccaaatatgcCTAATTTGTTTAACAACTTTTCCAGTTCCAAACTGTGCACTCTTCTCACAATACCATGGTATTCTTTCCCTGTCGTAGCAACTGTAAAGTGGACAGTGCAGTTTGATTAACAAGtatttaagctttcagccaatatcagatatgtcctgggaaatgttcttgttacttacaacctcatgctaatcgcattcgcctacgttagctcaactgtcctgCGGGGGATCCACCAATCCTATAGAGGTTAAGAGGTTTTTAAAGTACCTTCAGACTAAACATGATtagctctctctcaattcaatttcaattgaaggggctttattggcatggaaaacatgttCACATGTGAACAATACAataatgtacagtaaacattacactcacaagttAGACAtttcaaaagggaaaataaacgtCTCTTTTCTGAAtgttgataattagcgggtatcaacctaattctgctctgcatacaTTTATTTGGTGTTTGACGTTGTACACTGTATTGTACATGCACGTACATGTATTCTGCATGCAGAATCTCAATtttgtgtttgtcccattttgtgaattcttggttggcgagcggaccccagacctcacaagcGTGAAAGGCAATGGGTTTTATAACTGAATCCAGTATTTTTAGCcggatcctaattggtatgtcgacttgagtttcttttgatggcatagaaggcccttgccttgtctctcagctcgttcacagctttgtggaagttacctgtggtgctgatgtttaggctaagGTATGTATCATTGTCTGTGTGCTCCAGTGCAATGgggtctagatggaatttgtatttgtgggcCTGGCAACTGgactttttttggaacaccattatttttgtctaaCTGAGATtttgtcagggcccaggtctggcagaatctgcagaagatctaggtgctgctgtaggccctccttgtttGGTGACAGAAGCACTAGGTCATCAGCAAACAGTTGACGTTTGACtttggattctagtagggtggggccgggtgctgcagactgttctagtgcccgcgccaattcgttgatgtatatgttgaagagggcggGGCTTAACtgcatccttttctctctccctctctctgtagccATGGAACTGTTGAACCCGGTGCCCAGAGGTCAGGTGAAGAGGGACAGACCAGCCAGGACCAACAGAAGGTAGTGagagtccaaaatggcaccctattccctttatagtgcactagtgTTGACTACTGGGGCTGTGGACTCCGGTTGGAACCCTGGAGATCACCTATTCTGATCCAGGAAATTGAGATGCAGGCTAATGTTCCATCCCAGCACTAATGCACctgatctacccccccccccccccacaggaaGGAGGAGGCAGCGCTACGTGTGATGCTGGAGCGGCGAGAGGCGGAGTTGAGGGAGGCCATGAAGCTCCGACACAAACTCACCACGCTACTGCACGCGCTCAGAGCAGACATGGAACGGGTTAGAAGGCTCCTATAGCTCAGAGCAGGGTGACGGTGGCCCTAGACACTGTTTTGCATTTCCTCCACTAATGATTTAAGGTTATGATTGGGGGAGGGGATGCTGGTCCTAGACCTGTACCTAGGGGAACCCCTCCCGGTGTGTTTCCTGGTCCTGGGGAGAGGTCTCCACCAAAGGGGTGCCTTAGTACGAACACATCCTGGTTCCCAGGACCAGGCGGGGTCTTGGGGTGGCGGAAGGGGCGGGGTCTTGGGGTGGCGGAAGGGGCGGGGTCTTGGGGTGGCGGAAAAAtgtacccaattttcatacttaagtaaaagtacagatacctTTTAAGAAAATGACTCCAGTAAAAGCAAGTCACCCGGTAAATtactacttaagtacatttaaaaccaaatacttttactcaagtgtcAAAGCTCAAAGTATAAataatttgtttttgttttatttacggatagccacgGTCACAGTTCAACATTCAGACATcctttacaaacgaagcatgtgtgtttagtgagtcctctagatcaaaggcagtagggatgaccagggatattctcttgataagtgtgtgaattagaaaaATGTTCTCTACTGCTGAGCATTCAAagtgtaacaagtacttttgggtgtcagggaaaatggagTAAAAAGTCCattcttttctttaggaatgtagtggagtaaaagtaatcaaaaatacccccaaaaaactacattttactgaagtactttacaccactgggagCACTGCTGTAGCCCCCACAACCCTACATACTGGCACAGATCTGAGAGGACTAGATGTGTGGAAACAGTACAGCAACACCTTATTAACCTTCCTATCAAGTCCCTTCAGATGGGGTGGGAGGAAGGGGCCATGGAAGGGGCGGGGTCTTGGGGTGGGAGGAAGGGGCGGGTTCTTGGGGTGGGAGGAAGGGGCTATGGAAGGGGCGGGGTCTTGGGGTGGGAGGAAGGGGCTATGGAAGGGCCGGGGTCTTGGGGTGGGAGGAAGGGGCTATGGAAGGGGCGGGGTCTTGGGGTGGGAGGAAGGGGCTATGGAAGGGGCGGGGTCTTGGGGTGGAAGGAAGGGTCTATGGAAGGGGCGGGGTCTTGGGGTGGGAGGAAGGGGCTACGGATGGAGCGGGGTCTTGGGGTGGGAGGAAAGGGCTATGGAAGGGGCGGTGTCTTGGCGTGGGAGGAAGGGGCAGGGTCTTGGGGTGGAAGGAAGGGTCTATGGGAGGGGCGGGGTCTTGGGGTGGGAGGAAGGGGCGGATGGAGCGGGGTCTTGGGGTGGGAGGAAAATGGAAGGGGCGGGGTCTTGGGGTGGGAGGAAGGGGCAGGGTCTTGGGGTGGGAGGAAGGGGCAGGGTCTTGGGGTGGGAGGAAGGGGCGGGGTCTTGGGGTGGGAGGAAGGGGCGGGGTCTTGGGGTGGGAGGAAGGGGCGGGGTCTTGGGGTGGGAGGAAGGGGCTACTGATGGGAACTGAAACTTGGGCACGGTCAGCAGGGGAGAACATTTTTGAACATTCAGCTATAAACATGTTATGTAGAACTAACATGCCTCTCGATGCATGGAATCATGTCAGTTCTATTCatggcatttctatctgcaatattTGGCAACTGAACCCAACCCTGGGTATGGTGAGAGGATTGAGCTGATTGGCCGAAAGCTACTACTTTGTCACTTTTCCCACAGACCCTATTGGACACTGTGGGTGACCAGGAAGAGGACCCAGACAGCGCCAAGATGCTGGTCCAGTCAGAGGAGTCCCTGGGTGAACATGTGACAGGGGGTGTGTTCCAGGGATGGAAGTGTGTGCAGAGGAGACTAGGGGACCTCCTGAGTCAGGGTGAGAGGGGATGAAGCGTGTGCAGAGGAGACTAGGGGACCTCCTGAGTCAGGGTGAGAGGGGATGAAGCGTGTGCAGAGGAGACTAGGGGACCTCCTGAGTCAGGGTGAGAGGGGGTGAAGCGGCACCgtgttccctacgtagtgcaccaCTTATGAACATAGGGCCATTTTGGACGCACACAGCGACTTGTAGGAGATAAACATGGATTTGTTTTTATGACTAAAGAAATATTCAGTGGTTTTTGTGTGTATAGGTCACGTGGCTGTGGGGACTGACCAGGATAAGCTCTTGGCCCAGCTAGAGACAGAGTTGGATCAGAGTCAACAGTTGGTCAAACTGCAGCAGCATCTACTACAGGTGGACTATACCCGCTACAATGTTACGGCTCGTTACTAAAGAAACCGACACCCACTACAATGTTACTAAAGAAACCGACACCCGCTACAATGTTACGGCTCGTAAAGAAACCGACACCCGCTACAATGTTACGGCTCGTTACTAAAGAAACCGACACACGCTACAATGTTACGGCTAATTACTAAAGAAACCGACACCCGCTACAATGTTACGGCTAATTACGGAAGAAACCGACACACGCTATAATGTTATCGCTAGTTACTAAAGAAACCGACACACGACAATGTTACGGCTCATTACTAAAGAAACCGACACTCGCTACAATGTTACGGCTCGTTACTAAAGAAACCGACACCCGCTACAATGTTACGGCTCGTTACTAAAGAAACCGACACCCGCTACAATGTTACGGCTCGTTACTAAAGAAACCGACACCCGCTACAATGTTACGGCGGCTCGTTACTAAAGAAACCGACACACGCTACAATGTTACGGCTAATTACTAAAGAAACCGACACACGCTACAATGTTACGGCTAATTACTAAAGAAACCGACACACGCTACAATGTTACGGCGGCTCGTTCCTAAAGAAACCGACACACGCTACAATGTTACGGCTAATTACTAAAGAAACCAACACCCGCTACAATGTTACGGCTAATTACGGAAGAAACCGACACACGCTATAATGTTATCGCTAGTTACTAAAGAAACCGACACACGACAATGTTACGGCTCATTACTAAAGAATCCGACACTTGCTACAATGTTACGGTTCGTTACTAAAGAAACCGACACTCGCTACAATGTTACGGCTCGTTACTAAAGAAACCGACACCCGCTACAATGTTACGGCTCGTTACTAAAGAAACCGACACCCGCTACAATGTTACGGCTAATTACTAAAGAAACCGACACCCGCTACAATGTTACGGCTAATTACTAAAGAAACCGACACCCGCTACAATGTTACGGCTAATTACTAAAGAAACCGACACCCGCTACAATGTTACGGCTAATTACTAAAGAAACCGACACGCGCTACAATGTTACGGCTCGTCACTGAAGAAACCGACACAGACTGGCGTTCATAGAAACACACGTATGTGACCAGCTGGGTTCAAACCTGTGAAACACAGGAATGTTAATCTGCTGAGCTGGTTTAGGCATTAACTTGGCAGCTAAGGCGAGCTTTGAAATGTTGGACAAAGTTACATAGTTATCTTTCTCTCCGGTTCTCCATGTCATCCCCCTTCTCCGTGTCATCCCCCTTCTCCGTGTCATCCCCCTTCTCCGTGTCATCCCCCTTCTCCGTGTCATCCCCCTTCTCCGTGTCATCCCCCTTCTCCGTGTCATCCCCCTTCTCCCGTGTCATCCCCCTTCTCCCGTGTCATCCCCCTTCTCCCGTGTCATCCCCCTTCTCCCGTGTCATCCCCCTTCTCCCGTGTCATCCCCCTTCTCCCGTGTCATCCCCCTTCCCCGTGTCATCCCCCTTCCCCGTGTCATCCCCCTTCTCCCGTGTCATCCCCCTTCTCCCGTGTCATCCCCCTTCTCCCCAcgcccctctttctcctctcctccatctctacctacCTTCCCTCCCCATGTAATCTCCCCCTCCCCAGGACAGTGTGATCACTCCGGTCCCGGCCGCTCTGACAGACTGCTACTTCCTGGAAGAGTGGGAGCGGCTTCAGGACAGCTGGGCGGAGCTAGAACACCAGAAGCGGAGCTTCCATAGGGAGAGACGGGCCTTCACCGACGCCGCCATCCGATTGGGCCACGAGGTGAGGgacgggagagacaggaagggggagggagtgaAAACTGTCTCCTTGGATTGAAAGAAAGATTAGAGGGATGGGTGGTTTGAGAAAGAGGGAAACCAAGTCAGTTGACTGTGATTATTACGTACTTAGTGTCTCAAATCAATTCAattttttattggtcacatacatggttagcagaagttattgcaagtgtagcgaaatgctgtgtgtgtgtgtgtgtgtgtgtgtgtgtgtgtgtgtgtgtgtgtgtgtgtgtgtagagacgtgAGTTTGAGCAGCAGAGGGCCTGTGTGGTGAAGCAGCAGTATCTGTTTGACTCTCCGTTGGGGAGGACGTTGCAGCgtcacaacaggagagagagcacCGTCCTCAGTGAGTCAGCATAAATCTTGTTCTATAcatctactgtatatacatgacatgaccagaagtatgtgaacacctgttggtcaaacatctcattcctgGGAagggatgttggaacattactgctacaacagcctccactcttctggttgaatcatgggcattaaaatggagttggtccccctccactcttctgggaaggctttccactagatgttggaacattgctgcagagaCCTACTTCCGTTCAGCCAtgcgcattagtgaggttgggctctgttgggcaattaggcctggctcatagTCGGCGTTCTAAATTTTCCCTAAGGTGtacgatggggttgaggtcagggctctgagcagggcaatcaagttcttccacaccgatctcggcaaaccatttctgtatggaccttactttgtgcacagggacattgtcatgctgaaacaggaaagggccttccgcaaactgttgccacaaggttggaagcgcagaatcgtctagaatgtcattgtatgctgtagcattaagatttcccttcaatggaactaaggcGCCCGAACCATtaaacagccccagaacattattcctccaccaccaaactttacagttggccctATACATTGGGGCTGGTAgttttctcctggcatcctccaaacccagattcgtccgtcggactgccagatggtgaagcgtgattcatcactctagagaaggcgtttccactgctccagagtctaatggcagtgagctttacaccactgtgtATGGTGATCCtaagcttgtgtgcggctgctcggccatggaaacccacttcatgaagctcccgacaaacagttattgtgttgatgttgcttctagaggcagtttggtaCTTATTAGTTactgttgcaaccgaggacagactatttttactcGCTGCATGcatcagcactcggtggtcccgttctgtgagcttgtgtggcctaccactttgcggctgagctgttgttgctcctagatgtttccactacACAATAACGGCACTTAGTTGACAGGAGCAGCT
This genomic window from Oncorhynchus gorbuscha isolate QuinsamMale2020 ecotype Even-year unplaced genomic scaffold, OgorEven_v1.0 Un_scaffold_550, whole genome shotgun sequence contains:
- the si:ch211-286b5.4 gene encoding afadin- and alpha-actinin-binding protein isoform X2 — its product is MASRCGQGRAAGSQRRRQESSDLQDTYLLHGEPSPPLSNLSLHASWWSARDEHRETGPSLGRDEHRETGPSLWEQLVERNQHVARLQDALRREREKGSSLQCRCNQQGSELRRREQHSARLKERLTQLAERHRERGASMELLNPVPRGQVKRDRPARTNRRKEEAALRVMLERREAELREAMKLRHKLTTLLHALRADMERTLLDTVGDQEEDPDSAKMLVQSEESLGEHVTGGHVAVGTDQDKLLAQLETELDQSQQLVKLQQHLLQDSVITPVPAALTDCYFLEEWERLQDSWAELEHQKRSFHRERRAFTDAAIRLGHERREFEQQRACVVKQQYLFDSPLGRTLQRHNRRESTVLNLSDSDHMILSGCRPATPSSAESGIIPWLESSGSLQVHGKVKVHTPSTPELYSALQLPYSCRSSESDVQSECWDVGAERLQFAPPGPHLDGSFQ
- the si:ch211-286b5.4 gene encoding afadin- and alpha-actinin-binding protein isoform X3, whose product is MASRCGQGRAAGSQRRRQESSDLQDTYLLHGEPSPPLSNLSLHASWWSARDEHRETGPSLGRDEHRETGPSLWEQLVERNQHVARLQDALRREREKGSSLQCRCNQQGSELRRREQHSARLKERLTQLAERHRERGASMELLNPVPRGQVKRDRPARTNRRKEEAALRVMLERREAELREAMKLRHKLTTLLHALRADMERTLLDTVGDQEEDPDSAKMLVQSEESLGHVAVGTDQDKLLAQLETELDQSQQLVKLQQHLLQDSVITPVPAALTDCYFLEEWERLQDSWAELEHQKRSFHRERRAFTDAAIRLGHERREFEQQRACVVKQQYLFDSPLGRTLQRHNRRESTVLNLSDSDHMILSGCRPATPSSAESGIIPWLESSGSLQVHGKVKVHTPSTPELYSALQLPYSCRSSESDVQSECWDVGAERLQFAPPGPHLDGSFQ
- the si:ch211-286b5.4 gene encoding afadin- and alpha-actinin-binding protein isoform X1, which codes for MASRCGQGRAAGSQRRRQESSDLQDTYLLHGEPSPPLSNLSLHASWWSARDEHRETGPSLGRDEHRETGPSLWEQLVERNQHVARLQDALRREREKGSSLQCRCNQQGSELRRREQHSARLKERLTQLAERHRERGASMELLNPVPRGQVKRDRPARTNRRKEEAALRVMLERREAELREAMKLRHKLTTLLHALRADMERTLLDTVGDQEEDPDSAKMLVQSEESLGEHVTGGVFQGWKCVQRRLGDLLSQGHVAVGTDQDKLLAQLETELDQSQQLVKLQQHLLQDSVITPVPAALTDCYFLEEWERLQDSWAELEHQKRSFHRERRAFTDAAIRLGHERREFEQQRACVVKQQYLFDSPLGRTLQRHNRRESTVLNLSDSDHMILSGCRPATPSSAESGIIPWLESSGSLQVHGKVKVHTPSTPELYSALQLPYSCRSSESDVQSECWDVGAERLQFAPPGPHLDGSFQ